The stretch of DNA GGCCGCCTCGCGCGCGGACTTGTCGACGGCGACGTCGGCCTTGAGGCGTTCGACGCGCGCGATCAGCCCGGTCCGCTCGAGCTTGCGCGCCATCTCCTGGTGTTCGCGCGCCACTGCCAGCGCCGTGCTGCGCAGCCGGGCGGCATGGCGCGCCAGCTGGACGCCGAAGTAACGCTGCGCCAGCAGCAGCGCCGCTTCGTCCTGCGCCGCCTGCATGCCTGCAGCGGCCTCGGCGGCGCGCCCGGCGGCCACCTCCTTGAGCGCATCCAGGCGTCCGCCGGTGTACAAGGGCCAGACCGAGGCCAGGCCGAGCGAGCGTACCGTGAACGTGCGCTCGGCCTCGAGGCTGGCGGGCAGTTCCGGCAAGGCCAGCCCGGGCAGCGGCGGCAGCACCTCGAGCACCGGTTGCAGGGCCGGCTCCAGGGATTGCGCCAGGCGGCCGGTATCGATATTCAGCGAGGTCGAGAGACGCCCGGCGAATCCGTTCAGGCGCAGGTCCGGACCGTCGATGCGGCGCAGCGCCTCGGCCTGCAATTGCCTGGCTTGATAGTCGAGCTCGGCGCCGCGCACCGCGCCCGAACGCGCCTGCATCCGGCGCCACGCTTCGCCATACTCGAGGGCGCCGGTCTGCTGCGCCCGGACCGGCAACACGGCGCAGCAGGCCAGCACCAGGGCGAGCGGTGTAATACAGGTCTTGGACGGCTTCACCGGTCTCTCCGCAAACTCATCAGTATTTACCGACGATTATAGCGCCGCTTCGCCACGACCGGCCACACGACTGGCAGGCGCGCCGTGTCCCGGGCACCACCGTATTATTTACTAGCCGCTGCTTTTCCCGGTGCCGCCCTGCGCCTGCGCCATCTCCAGCGCCGGCAAGGTCACCGTCAGGAAGGACGACACCTGGCCGACCAGCTCGGCGGCCTGCTGGCGCACCTGCCCCATCTGCAGGATCGACAGCTCGGCCTGGCGCACCGCCTGCTGGATCAGCGTGCGGCGCTGCACCAGGGCGTCCGACAGGCTGGCGTCCGTCGCGCCACCCGCGAGCTTCGACACGACGGCAAGCACCGCCGCATGCAGGCCCAGGTTGCGCGCCGACGCCTCCAGAGCGCGCACGGCCGCGTCGCTGTCGGCGATGAGCTGCAGCAGCTGCGCACGGCTCGAAGCCAGCTCCGTCTTGTACTGGGCGGGCGACTTCGGGCGGCGGAACAGCTTGTCGAACACGCCTGCCGGCGTCCTGGTGCTCTCCAGTGCGGCCTCGAGCTGCGCGGGCACCGCCATCTGGGTGAATCTCAGCACCAGCTCGGTGATGGGCTGGAGCAGCGCGGCCTGCTCCATCAATGGCCCTTCTGCCCACTCCGCGACCACCGGCAGCTTCAGCGGCAGGATGCGGCGAAACAGCGCGGCCAGGCGCTGGCCGGCGTGTTCGGACAAGGCCGGATAATCGGCGTGCGCGATCGCCAGCGCATCGCGCACCGCCGGATGATCCTCGCTCTCGAACAGCACCTTGGCTACGGCTTTCGAGGGCACGGCGGAAGCCGGTGCTGCGGGAAGGTCGTCGAAGGACAGCGCCGTCGGGGGACCGTTGCCAGCGGGCGGCGCAGCAGCGGCTTGCTCCGCATCGCCGAAATCGAAGGCCTGCGGCACCGGCGCAGCGCCGGCCGGCTCGGCGGGGAGCTCGGGCTCCGCGCCGAAGTCGAATGCCCTGGGCGTTTGCTGTGTCATCGGCTACCCGGCATCGAGCAGGAGCACGTGCTCCTCAGACGGTGCCGCCGAGCTTGCGGATGAAGGTCGCCAGATTCAGCTTGAAGCCGGCGCCGACGGCCTGGAAGCGCCATTCGCCATCCTTGCGGTACAGCGAGCCGAACTGCAGCGCGGTCTTGTCCGCGTAGTCTTCGTCGAGGTCGTATTCCGCGATCGTCTCGCCAGTCTCGTCGTTGTACACCTTGACGTAGGCGTCGGTGACCATGCCGAAGGTCTGCCTGCGCACATCGGCATCGTGGATGGTCACGACGATCGGCATCTCCACCACTTCCGCCTCGACCTTGGCCAGGTCGACGGTGATGACTTCGTCGTCGCCATCCTTGTCGCCGGTCCGGTTGTCGCCCGAGTGCACGACCGCGCCGTCCGGGGAGGTGGCGTGGTTGTAGTACACGAAGTGGGCATTGCTGATCATGACCGGGTGGTCGCTCGCATCCCGCCTGCACAGGAATACCGACGCGTCGAGGTCGAATGGCTGGCCCTCGACCGCGTTGACCTTCCATCCGAGGCCGATACGCACGCGCTTCAAGCCCGGCGCGGTTTTTTCGAGGTTGATGCGGTGGCCAGTGTGGAGCGTCGTCGACATGGACTTTCCTTTTCCTTATGGGGTGAACATTGGATTCAAGCGCCGGTGGGCGAAAAGCGCGCAATCAGCTCGCGCTCCAGCTCCTGCAGTTTCGGCAGCTCGGCCTGGCGGCGCTGCTGGCCTTCGTTCGAGATCTGCTCGAGCTTGTCGAAGGCGGTCACCAGCTGCGTCTGCACGTGCTGGGCGGTTTCCAGGCTGACCAGCGAGCGCTGCTTGGCGCGGGCCACGGTCTCGGTATTTTCCAGCAGCATGTCGGCCTGGGCGCGGAAGGCCGCGTCGGTGGCGTCGTAGGCGGCATTGGCGACCGCGGCGCTCTGCTTGGCCTCCAATTGCAGCAGGTAGAGCGAGAACACGTTGCGCCAGGCCGGAATCGAGACGTTGACGATGTCCGTGAAGGTGTCCGTCAGGGCGCGTGCATTGTCTTGTGAGGTGTACTGTCAATAGTGGACACGTCCGTTTCAAGCAGCCAGCTGCTGTCTGCTGAATTCTTCGGCAAACGATGCTGGCGATAGGTACCCGAGACGCGAATGGCGCCGCTGGCGGTTATAGAAAATTTCGATGTATTCAGTGATTGCGGACTCCGCCTCGGCCCTGGTCGCATACCTCTGGTGATGGATCAATTCGTTCTTCAAGCTACCCCAGAAGCTCTCCATAGGCGCGTTGTCGTAGCAGTTCCCCTTGCGCGACATGGAGGCCGTCATGCCGAACTGCTCGAGCAGTTTGCGATAGTCATCTGCGCAGTACTGGCTGCCGCGATCCGAATGGAGAATCAGGCCTGGCGCTGGCCGCTTGTTGCGTACTGCTCGCCAGAGCGCCTGCGCCGTCAACTCCTGGGTCATCCTGGCCCCGAGCGCATAGCCCACCATCTCGCACGTAAAAATGTCCTTGATACCCGCCAGGTAGAGCCAGCCTTCGTCGGTGGCGACGTACGTGATGTCGCTCACCCAGGCTTCATTTGGCTCCGTCGGCGCGAAGGTCTGTTCCAACAGATTCGGTGCGACCGGGTAGGCGTGTTTCGAGTTTGTCGTTGCCTTGAATCTGCGCTTTTGCTTGCAGCACAGGCCAAGCTCTCGCCGCAGCCGCAC from Massilia varians encodes:
- a CDS encoding TerD family protein — translated: MSTTLHTGHRINLEKTAPGLKRVRIGLGWKVNAVEGQPFDLDASVFLCRRDASDHPVMISNAHFVYYNHATSPDGAVVHSGDNRTGDKDGDDEVITVDLAKVEAEVVEMPIVVTIHDADVRRQTFGMVTDAYVKVYNDETGETIAEYDLDEDYADKTALQFGSLYRKDGEWRFQAVGAGFKLNLATFIRKLGGTV
- a CDS encoding IS3 family transposase (programmed frameshift), which gives rise to MKLKTYTPEFRTEAVKLVLEQGLSQEQAAQRIGVPKGTLANWVSAAKRSTDPAAPPGSRSVVELEAELAKLRKELAVERMEKEVLKKATAYFGQGVAARYAFIKSMRLEYPLGLLCRVFDVSRSGYYAALDRPASQRAQNDEKLKIAIKAAHVQTRQTYGPLRLQPELAAQGFEAGRDRIVRLRRELGLCCKQKRRFKATTNSKHAYPVAPNLLEQTFAPTEPNEAWVSDITYVATDEGWLYLAGIKDIFTCEMVGYALGARMTQELTAQALWRAVRNKRPAPGLILHSDRGSQYCADDYRKLLEQFGMTASMSRKGNCYDNAPMESFWGSLKNELIHHQRYATRAEAESAITEYIEIFYNRQRRHSRLGYLSPASFAEEFSRQQLAA